In Mesorhizobium sp. J428, the genomic window GTGATGACGCCGAGCGTCACCGGCGACGGTACGCCGGCGACGTAATAGGCGACACCGAGCACGATGCCCTCGCCGAAGGCGATGATGGTCATGCCGGTCACGGTGGAGCTGATGGTGGCAGGCACCACGCGCGATATTCGGTCCCAGCGCCCCGGCAGCACGCGTTCGCCGATCAGGTCGACCTGGCCCAGGAAGCGCGTGCCGTCGCGATAGACGAAGAACAGCGCGATCAGCATGAACAGGAGGGTCAGGAAGAGTGAGAACGCGCTGCCGCCGGCAGCGACGACGGTCAGGTAGATGTTGCGGATGTTCGACCCGCTCACGAGCTGCACGACCTCGCCGAAACCGCCCGGATGGCCGAAATAATGCGTCCATTGCTCGGCAAGAAATTCGCCGACCCAAGGCAGCGTCGCGATCCAGTCTGGCGTCGGCGTGCCGGTCCTGTTCGCAGCGATCACCCAGGATACCCATTCCTGCGTCTCGGCCACCGCATAGCGCGCCACCAGCGCGATCGGTGCTATGAGGAAGGCCAGGATCAGCAGCAGTGCGAGCGTTGCCGCGACCGACCGGTTCTCGCCGGAAAACCTAAGCAGCCGCCGATAGAGCGGCCAGGTCGCGAAGGCGATGACGAGCGCGGCAAGCACCGGCACAACGAAACCGTGAAAGAAGTAGGCACCAGCGAGCACAATCAGCACCAGCAGCCAACGCGCCGCCGTCAGCGGCGGCACCACAGCGGGCCGCGCGTTACGCATCGGTCCGAACAACGGAATCTGGTTCTGCATTCGCTCTCCCGGCAACGACGGCACAATTGGCATGGTTATCGTCCGCCGCCTGCAAGATTCCAGCTTTAGCGCCGGATTTTTGCATCATCATGTCGGGTGGAACCGCCCGGTTCAACTCCTTGCCGTCGAAAGGTAACGTCAAAGATGGAGCGGCTCATTCGCCAAAAGGACGGCAGAACAGGATTCGGTCACCTGTGAAGATCTATGGAGACCGCCCGACGGGTCGCGGCGATCGGCGTAGCATGACAATTCCGGAGACGAGGACCAAGAGTACCGGGTTGACGATCTGAACGGCGAGCAAAGCGTATGCGCCAAGCCTGCCGTCCAGATAGGCTTTGAGCGACAGGAAGAGCACCGCGTGCAGGATCACGCCGCCCAGAAGCATCGCCGCGATCGCCGGAATGCCGAGTCCGGGGCGCTGCAGGGCGACCCACATCGTCCAGAACGAGAGCGGCAAGAAAATCAGCACCGAAGTCAGAAGGCCGGGATTATAGCCACCGCCCGCGATCGCGGGAGCGATATGCGCGATCGAATTGATGGCGAGAACGCCGAAATAACCGAAAGCGATTGCGGGCCACCGCCGTCCGAGAAGAGCGCACACCGGACCGGCGATCCACACCACCGGGATATTCACCGCCGTGATGAAGGATTCGGGAATGCTGCATTCGGCGGGGTCGGCGAAACCGAAGGTGGCGCACAGTGCGCCGCGGAACGCGTAATGCACGCCCTGCGCGTCGACGCCATGCTCCTCGAACTGATGCAGCATGTAGGCGGCAGTGGCCGCCCATGTCAGCCAGACGATATCCCTTGTGCGCGGGACGGACCGGTCGCCGCGAAGATCGCCCCGGATCAGGCCGAACAGCAGGATCAGCATCAGGCCGAGCCCGATCCACGGCCAGAGATGAGAAAACGGCAGCATCACCGGACGATAGACGGTGGCTTGCCGATGTCAAATATCCGGCTGCCGCGCTCAGGACCAGTTCAACTGATGGATAAAAATGTAGCGATAAGCAATTGGAATCGATCTGGAGCGGGTACCGGGAATCGAACCCGGGTATTCAGCTTGGAAGGCTGCTGCTCTACCATTGAGCTACACCCGCAACGTCGACGACACCTCGTGCAGTGGTGGAGGGGGTTGGATTCGAACCAACGTAGGCTGAGCCAACGGATTTACAGTCCGTCCCCTTTAACCACTCGGGCACCCCTCCTGAACTGCGACAGGGTCGAGCGACGAGCGAACTTCGCTACCGCCTGTGCGGCCCGAAATCAGCGAGGGGCCTTATGGCGGCAAGGCCCCGCACTGTCAACACGCCTGCGTTGGAAAAGGGCAACGAAATGACGCCTCCGACCGCATAGGCAAGTTCGAGTCCGCAGGCTATAAGCCGCGAATGAGCAAGCCAGACAAGCCGCGCACGGCGAAAGACACGCATTACGCCAAGCTGCGCCGCGCCCACCGCGACGAAAAGGCCGGCGGCACGCGCCCTTTCAGGCCACGACAGCCGGTCAAGCCGGGCGATCCGCCGTCCGACGGGCTGGTGCGGCTCTACGGCCTGCACACTGTGCGCGCGGCGATCGACAATCCCCGCCGCACGATCGCCAGGATGCTCGCCACACGCAACGCGCTCGAGCGGATGGACGTCGCTGACCCGACGTTACTGCCCTTCCCGGTCGAGATTGTCGAGCCGCGCGACATCGACAAGATCACCGGCAGCGATGCCGTGCACCAGGGCGCGCTGGTCGAGGCGCGGCCGCTTGAGCCCAAGGCGCTGGCGGAACTTGCCGACACGCCGCTCGTGGTCGTGCTCGACCAGGTGACAGATCCGCACAATGTCGGTGCGGTGATCCGCTCCGCGGTCGCCTTCGGCGCCGGCGCGCTGATCGTCACGGCGCGCCACAGCCCGCAGGAATCGGGCGTGCTGGCCAAGGCCGCCTCCGGGGCTCTCGAACATCTGGATCTCATCGAGGTGCGGAACCTGGCCGAGGCGCTGAATGAACTTCACGAGGCCGGCTTCCGCACGATCGGACTTGATTCGGAAGGCCCCTCGACCTTCGAGGACACGCTCTCGGGCGACCGGATCGCGCTGGTGCTCGGAGCCGAAGGCAAGGGCCTGCGCCAGAAGACGCGCGAGACGGTGACCGCGCTGGCTCGGCTCGACATGCCCGGTCCGATCCATTCGCTCAACGTCTCCAATGCCGCTGCGGTGTCGCTCTACGCCGCGGGGAGGCACCTCAGGCGGTAAAGGCGCGTCAGTTGAACTCGAAGATCGAGCGGAAGATGCCAGGCGCGATCACCGAGATCGGATTGACCTGCACCTGGGGCGACTTGGTGCTGCCGGCCACCTTGTAGGTGATGCCGATCAGGCCGCGGTCGCGACCATTGCCAAGAATCTGGCCGAGCAGCGGGATTTCCCCGAACAGCCTGTTGAGGCCATAGGCCGGCATGAACGTGCCGGTGATCGACATGTTGCCATTGGCATCGTAGAGCGCGCCCTGGAACGTCGAGCCGATCGTCGGCCCGCGCAGCACACCGTTGTCGATGTTCAGATATCCCGTGCCCTTCTCGATCTGCGCAAAGCCGCGTTCGAAGCCGACGCGGGAGGTGTCGATCTCTCCCTTGACCGCTTCGTTGAGGGTCCGCGAATCTCCGGCCGGCCGGCTCGCGACGATCGAGCGGAGCCGCGGCTCGTCGACCAGCGTGAAGTTGCGGGCGTCGATCTGGCCGCGCAGCGGAGAATCCCCCTGCGCGCCGAGCGCCATGGTGATCTTCCCCCCTCCATATAGGGGTAGATGTCGAGGAACCTGAGCACTGCGCCCGCATTTCCGGATTCGACCTTGACAGAGCGTTGTCCGGATTCGGTGCGGTCAGACGCGGTGAACACGTCTCCGGTGCCCGTCGTCCCGGACGCATTCAGCGAAAGAATCCGCGAGCCCGAGCCCCGATAGGCGACCTTGACGTTGGTCATGGCCTCGTTCTGGAAGCCCGCCACATAGGCGACGTCGGCGTCGAGCGTCACCTGGACGGAATCCTTGCCCCCTCCGCCGCCTCCGCTGCCGGCAGCCTCCAGACTTTGCTTGATCAGCGAACGGGCGTCGAAGACATTGCCCCGTATCGTCACCGCATACCCGTTACCATCGCGCTTGATGTCGACCGAGATGTCGTCGTTGCGGTTCAGCTTCACCTTCTGGAACCGCGCGCGCGACAGACCCGACGAGGTGACCGTTGCCGACCCCGCGAGCGAGAAGGACTGGCCCGACAGCTCGATGTCAGAGATTCGCGTCTCCCCGCCGACGATATCGTAACCGAAGGAGAGCTTGGCGGGGATGCCGGGGCCTTTCGACCATCCCGCCCATGGCACGGCGACACGCGCGTCTGCCAAATCCGCAACGATACGCCGCGCGGCCCCTCGCCCGACATCTTCACGCTCACCGGACCATCCAGAAGCGATTCGAGGCCCGGGGCGACCGCGTTGCGGGTCTTGGCATCCATGACGAGCGTGATGTCGCGCTTACGCGCCACGCCGCTGTCGCCGAGCGGTTCGGAAATGTCGAGCGTCGCGGTCATCCCGTTCAGCTTCGCGTTCGCCTTGATCTCCGCCACCGTCGGCACGACCTCGATCGTTCCGGATGCGTCGCTGACATTCTGGCCCTCGAAGGGCTTTGCGATCGAAAGTCCGGTGTAGGACAGCTTTACCGCCCATCCGAGATTGGACATGTCGGTTCCGGCCTGGAGCGGTATGCGCGCCTCGACTTTGCCGCTGACCTGGCCGGAGAGGTCCTCCGGCGCGATCGGAAGGTGTCGCATGGCATCGATCGGCTTGTAGCTCGCGAGCTCCGCCACCGCGTCGGCCGTGCCCGCAATGTCGATGTCGAGCTGCCCGATGACTGGAGGCAATTCGGCACGCCGGATGACGAAGGTCCCATTGCTCGCGGCGACGGTTCGCCCCGTCGACAGGAAGACGGTTCCGGACGAGAGCCGCACGTCGACATCGGTGCCCTGGAAGCTGATGGAGCCAACCCCGTCGCGGACCGGCGGGATCTGGCCGGTCACATCGAAGCGGGTGCCCGACACCTCGAAATAGCCGGATATCTCGTCTCGCGACAGCGGCGTGCCGTTGCCGAGGCGGCCCGGCGCAACCGACATCGAGAGGCGCGAATTCTTGATCGTGCCGCCGAACAGCTTCTCGTTCGCCCATCTGTGCGCGCCATAGGCCGCGAACCAGGGCCATATCTGCTTGACGTTGCTGACCGTCATTTCGGGCACGGACAGAGCGAGATCAATTCCCGGCGAGCGCCCCTCGACGAAGGAGACGATCGCGGTTCCCATGACCTGGCCGCTCGATGTGCGCACACCGATGTCGCGGGCGGTCAGCCGCCGGGTCACGGGGTCGAACGTGCCTGCAATCCGCGCGAGGATTGGCAGGTCAGGCTCGCTCGATCCTTCGGGCGCAAGAAGGGAGCCGTCGCTCACGAGCTCATAGCGATAGTGAGCGGCCTCTCCCTCGACTGCCGGTGCCGGCCCGACCGCGCCGTGCCCGCTGAACCGCGAACGGCCGGCCACCAGTTCCGCCCGCTCGATCTCGATCTTCTGCGCATCCGGCTGGAAGGAGGCGGCGATGCTGGCCGAGCCGCGCATGGATTCGCCGCTCGCGAACACGATGCCCGCATCGTCGAGTGTCGCATCGAGCCGCAGTTGCCCCCCGTCCCCCTCCGCCTCGCTGCCCGCAAGATCAATGCGCGCGGCCCCGCCGAGGCGCATGATCGCAGTTTTGGGATCTCCGTTCAGGCTTGTGAGATCCCGCTCGAACTCTGCCCGTTCGAAAGTTAGCGACGTGGCGAACGCCACCGGCCGCAGGCCTTTCCCGTCGCGATCCGCTGTTCCCTCAAGCCGGAATGTTCGTCCGGACCAGCTCGCCGCCGCTTCGAACGAAATTGCGCCCGAAAGGCCGCGCTCGATCTTGGCCTGTTCCAGATGAAGGGTCCCGCCGGGAACGCCCGCTGGCAGCAGGATCTCGACATTCGTGAAATCCAGCCTGCGTGTCGCCCCCGCGTCGAAGGCTTCGAACGTGCGATGAACGGCCGCGAATGCCGCCTTCATGACCAGTCCAGGATCGATCAGTCCGTCGGCATCCGTCAGCGATGCCAAAGTCGCGTTAGGCCCCTCGCCTGGAGGGAGGGCGGAAAGGCTGATACGCGCATCCTCTATGCCGGCGCTTCCAAGCCTGACCTGTCCGGTCAGCAACGGCAGGAAACGGAGGCCGAAACGCAGCGATCCGGCCTCCACAAGGTTCGCTCCGCCGGCGCCGCGACTGATACGGACGTCGTCGACCTGGAATGCGATGAAGCGGGACGCGTCGACGGACAGGTGCGGCTCGCCCATCGTTGCGTCCACGTCGAACCCGGCCAATCGAGTCAGCGCGGCTTCGGCCTCGATCCGGATCCTTTCGCCGCCGATGCCTGGAATGCCGAAGAGAAAGACGGCCGCGGGCGCGGCGAGCACTACGAGCAGGATCGCAGCCAAGGTCCAGGCGAGAATGGGAACGATCCGAAACCCCATCCTCGGGTCAGGAACGAGGCGCTCCTGCGCGCATGCCGACGGCAGTTCGTGCAACCGGGCGATCTCGTCGCGGCGGAATCGTATCTTCTCGTGCTTCGGGGTTACATGCTCCAACGGGTCATCCGGTCGGCTTCGAGACGGTCACGGACATGGACGAATCCTCCTCCGCCATTATATGCGCGAAACCCGGCCGATAATCATCAACAAGGGCGCAGTTATGACTGATCTGAACACAGGCGACCCCGCTCCGGGTTTCGAGCTTCCGAA contains:
- a CDS encoding RNA methyltransferase; protein product: MSKPDKPRTAKDTHYAKLRRAHRDEKAGGTRPFRPRQPVKPGDPPSDGLVRLYGLHTVRAAIDNPRRTIARMLATRNALERMDVADPTLLPFPVEIVEPRDIDKITGSDAVHQGALVEARPLEPKALAELADTPLVVVLDQVTDPHNVGAVIRSAVAFGAGALIVTARHSPQESGVLAKAASGALEHLDLIEVRNLAEALNELHEAGFRTIGLDSEGPSTFEDTLSGDRIALVLGAEGKGLRQKTRETVTALARLDMPGPIHSLNVSNAAAVSLYAAGRHLRR
- a CDS encoding AI-2E family transporter — its product is MQNQIPLFGPMRNARPAVVPPLTAARWLLVLIVLAGAYFFHGFVVPVLAALVIAFATWPLYRRLLRFSGENRSVAATLALLLILAFLIAPIALVARYAVAETQEWVSWVIAANRTGTPTPDWIATLPWVGEFLAEQWTHYFGHPGGFGEVVQLVSGSNIRNIYLTVVAAGGSAFSLFLTLLFMLIALFFVYRDGTRFLGQVDLIGERVLPGRWDRISRVVPATISSTVTGMTIIAFGEGIVLGVAYYVAGVPSPVTLGVITGVMALIPGGAPLSMTLVSVYLAASGSPFAGIALFAWGTIELFVVDKTIRPKLVGGPIKLPFLPTIFGLVGGVKTMGFLGLFVGPVLMALLVAIWREWIHELEVTAAAARPALDVTPALEPEERPAEVRT
- a CDS encoding HXXEE domain-containing protein codes for the protein MLILLFGLIRGDLRGDRSVPRTRDIVWLTWAATAAYMLHQFEEHGVDAQGVHYAFRGALCATFGFADPAECSIPESFITAVNIPVVWIAGPVCALLGRRWPAIAFGYFGVLAINSIAHIAPAIAGGGYNPGLLTSVLIFLPLSFWTMWVALQRPGLGIPAIAAMLLGGVILHAVLFLSLKAYLDGRLGAYALLAVQIVNPVLLVLVSGIVMLRRSPRPVGRSP
- a CDS encoding DUF3971 domain-containing protein — protein: MEHVTPKHEKIRFRRDEIARLHELPSACAQERLVPDPRMGFRIVPILAWTLAAILLVVLAAPAAVFLFGIPGIGGERIRIEAEAALTRLAGFDVDATMGEPHLSVDASRFIAFQVDDVRISRGAGGANLVEAGSLRFGLRFLPLLTGQVRLGSAGIEDARISLSALPPGEGPNATLASLTDADGLIDPGLVMKAAFAAVHRTFEAFDAGATRRLDFTNVEILLPAGVPGGTLHLEQAKIERGLSGAISFEAAASWSGRTFRLEGTADRDGKGLRPVAFATSLTFERAEFERDLTSLNGDPKTAIMRLGGAARIDLAGSEAEGDGGQLRLDATLDDAGIVFASGESMRGSASIAASFQPDAQKIEIERAELVAGRSRFSGHGAVGPAPAVEGEAAHYRYELVSDGSLLAPEGSSEPDLPILARIAGTFDPVTRRLTARDIGVRTSSGQVMGTAIVSFVEGRSPGIDLALSVPEMTVSNVKQIWPWFAAYGAHRWANEKLFGGTIKNSRLSMSVAPGRLGNGTPLSRDEISGYFEVSGTRFDVTGQIPPVRDGVGSISFQGTDVDVRLSSGTVFLSTGRTVAASNGTFVIRRAELPPVIGQLDIDIAGTADAVAELASYKPIDAMRHLPIAPEDLSGQVSGKVEARIPLQAGTDMSNLGWAVKLSYTGLSIAKPFEGQNVSDASGTIEVVPTVAEIKANAKLNGMTATLDISEPLGDSGVARKRDITLVMDAKTRNAVAPGLESLLDGPVSVKMSGEGPRGVSLRIWQTRVSPCHGRDGRKAPASPPSSPSVTISSAGRRESLTSSCRASPSRSRGRQRSPRRVCRARGSRR